Proteins from a genomic interval of Periophthalmus magnuspinnatus isolate fPerMag1 chromosome 11, fPerMag1.2.pri, whole genome shotgun sequence:
- the trib1 gene encoding tribbles homolog 1: MAHRSIRMNLQWSNSPVTCLRYGRPAAHKRLDSDDQPPAKSPRLSTEAGDTHSLIYGSSPTSPTTPIPRSPNPHQGPSRIGPFLLLPLSERESTHNAINTDTGEELLCKVYDMVMYQEKIRAYGILPAHRNVAGVRDIVLGERKAYVFLDRDFGDMHTLVKSCRRLDEDQACKLFQQVALAVAHCHQNGIVLGDLKLRKFVFADEKRTQVRLESLEDCRVLENPKNDSMSDTHGCPAYVSPEILSGSAPYSGKMADMWSLGVMLYTMLVGRYPFHDPDPATLFCKIRRGQCCVPEGLSPKAKCLLQSLLRREPSERLTATELLAHPWFHQPPSLQEVLPTEQEVMSAEQTVPTFNVERDEDLFC; encoded by the exons ATGGCACACCGCTCCATCAGGATGAACTTGCAGTGGAGCAACAGCCCGGTGACGTGCCTCCGTTATGGGAGACCCGCAGCTCACAAACGGCTGGACTCGGACGACCAGCCTCCAGCCAAATCCCCCAGACTGAGCACTGAAGCCGGGGACACGCATAGTCTTATTTATGGATCTTCTCCCACCTCACCAACAACCCCGATCCCCAGGAGCCCCAACCCGCACCAGGGACCGTCCAGGATAGGACCCTTCTTGCTTCTACCTCTATCAGAGCGGGAGAGTACCCACAACGCCATAAACACGGACACAGGAGAGGAGCTGCTGTGCAAG GTGTATGACATGGTGATGTACCAGGAGAAGATCCGTGCCTATGGGATCCTGCCCGCTCACAGAAATGTGGCTGGTGTCAGGGACATCGTCCTGGGCGAGAGGAAAGCCTATGTGTTCCTGGACAGAGACTTTGGGGACATGCACACTCTGGTGAAGAGCTGCCGTAGGCTGGATGAAGATCAGGCCTGCAAGCTCTTCCAGCAGGTGGCACTAGCAGTGGCTCACTGTCATCAGAACGGGATAGTGCTGGGGGACCTCAAGCTCCGCAAGTTTGTCTTTGCAGATGAGAAAAG gaCTCAGGTGAGACTTGAAAGCCTCGAGGACTGCCGTGTTTTGGAAAACCCAAAGAATGACTCCATGTCAGACACACACGGTTGCCCTGCTTACGTCAGTCCGGAGATCCTGAGCGGCTCTGCTCCATACTCAGGTAAAATGGCGGACATGTGGAGCCTGGGGGTCATGCTGTACACCATGTTGGTGGGCCGCTACCCGTTCCACGACCCGGACCCTGCCACACTGTTCTGTAAGATCCGGCGGGGCCAGTGCTGTGTGCCTGAAGGCTTGTCTCCTAAAGCCAAGTGTCTGCTGCAGAGTCTGCTGAGGAGAGAGCCATCTGAGAGACTAACTGCAACAGAGCTGCTCGCTCACCCCTGGTTTCACCAGCCACCATCACTACAGGAAGTACTGCCAacagaacaggaagtgatgtcagCAGAGCAGACAGTGCCAACGTTTAAcgtggagagagatgaggattTGTTCTGTTGA